From the Candidatus Dadabacteria bacterium genome, one window contains:
- a CDS encoding SAM-dependent chlorinase/fluorinase, producing the protein MKRIITLTTDFGSSDHYVGAMKGVMLSVNEDVHPVDITHCIESHDIRAASFVIGNSYRYFPKNTVHLVVVDPGVGSRRRPIALFADGHFFVGPDNGVFSSVICCCGDFSAREIKNRDYFLKEISSTFHGRDIFSPVAAHLSLGVPFSQIGPQIRDPEILPRDGYSVNGAEIRGTVVYTDKFGNLITSIPTEAVSDGARAVVAVGEKRVTGISESYSSVEPGEIVVVGGSGGYIEISVNQGRACDVFGEVPPEVIIVEESS; encoded by the coding sequence ATGAAGAGAATTATAACACTGACAACGGATTTCGGGTCAAGCGATCATTACGTGGGGGCGATGAAAGGGGTTATGCTCTCCGTAAATGAAGACGTCCACCCGGTCGACATAACCCACTGCATTGAGTCTCACGACATCCGCGCCGCGTCTTTTGTCATAGGCAACTCATACCGCTACTTTCCGAAAAATACCGTGCATCTGGTCGTGGTAGACCCAGGAGTCGGAAGCAGACGAAGACCTATAGCGCTTTTCGCCGACGGTCATTTTTTCGTGGGACCTGATAACGGCGTTTTCAGTTCGGTCATTTGCTGCTGCGGGGATTTCAGCGCCCGCGAAATAAAAAACCGCGACTATTTTTTAAAAGAGATAAGCTCGACTTTTCACGGGAGGGATATATTCTCCCCGGTAGCCGCGCATCTCTCGCTCGGGGTTCCGTTCTCGCAGATCGGGCCGCAAATCCGTGACCCAGAAATTCTTCCCCGCGACGGATACTCGGTAAACGGGGCCGAGATCCGCGGAACCGTCGTTTACACTGACAAGTTCGGAAATCTTATAACCAGCATACCGACGGAGGCAGTAAGCGACGGGGCCCGGGCCGTGGTAGCAGTTGGAGAGAAGCGGGTCACGGGAATCTCGGAATCGTATTCTTCCGTGGAACCCGGTGAAATCGTTGTGGTCGGGGGAAGCGGGGGATACATAGAAATATCGGTTAACCAGGGGCGCGCGTGCGATGTTTTCGGCGAAGTTCCGCCGGAAGTCATTATCGTTGAGGAGAGCAGCTGA